In Gambusia affinis linkage group LG20, SWU_Gaff_1.0, whole genome shotgun sequence, the genomic window tgattggggaccactggtctagATCTTTCCACACGTATCAAACAGGTCTTATGTTTTCACATTAGTTATCTTAGTGTGGTGTTCACTAAAATCTCTGTTTTTCATGGCTGGTGAGACAGAAAGTAACAACTTTGTACTTctagataaaaagaaatcatgtgTAACAACATTGACATTTTTAGCATGATGTTATCCACAAAAAGAGTCTAGATTAATCAGGTGATCTCTCTTGTATTTTCTAGGACCCCTCTACCCAGTTGGTGGAACAATAAGCTCTGGAACAGATGATAAGAGCTCACCTCCCATTAAACTCCTACAAACCTTTAACTATTTTGGGCATTCTTACTCTAAGATTTACGTATGTTACCAGACCGCTTCTTCTAGTCACTTTCCTTCTTACTGTAATCATCatgacaaaattttaaaagtgtatAAATAGTGAAAcccaatttatatatattttttcaggtGAATGACAATGGACATCTGACCTTTGATGCACCATGGTATAGTTATTCTCCTCAACAATTTCCGATGTATGGAAGAAGAGACATCATTGCTCCGTTCTGGACTGATTTAGACAACAGAGGCAATGGTGATATCTACTATGTTCAGTACACCAGTGGCTCTCTTCTCCAACAAGTTACACAGGACATCAATAGATACTTCCCAGCTCTTAACTTTCAGGCCAACTGGATCTTCATAGCAACATGGCATGAGGTTGCATATTTTCCAACAACTGGAACAGTAAGTGATCTGTTTTAACagctgaaatgtatttaatgtataAATAGAATAACTTTAGTTATCTTTAAATTCATtctcaataaatatatttgttttcccCAGCAAACAACCTTTCAGGCAGTCTTGACTACCAATGGCCATTATTCATTTGTACTGATGAATTATGGGTCAATAGCCTTCACATCAAGCTCTGTACAGGTTAGATGTTCAGATGATTGTATACTATAATTAgaagttttatttgctttctctTGATCCCAGCAAATGTACATTTATCTGAAATAtcaattatattatttatattttcacatgtCATATTTAGGGTGGATATGATACAATCAGTTCCTCTCACCACTTCACCATCCCTGGATCATTCTCTAGAAACGCAACAGGACCTAACTCAACGTTCAGTCTTGGTAGTAATGTCAATGTACCTGGTCGATGGGCCTTCCGTGTCAATAATGGATCAATAGGCTGCAATTTCAGTGGTAAGAACACAAAGTCACCAAGGGAACTTCTTTTTAATAATGAGTACATGTACCAGAGAAATAAAGAACAATAGTCTATATCTCATGGTAGAGTAGGGCTAATGAACGCTAAACAGTTCTCCAGgttaattttttctctttatgcCAGCTGTCATGAACTGAAGTGTGAAGTGGTGAGGCAGGCGTAGTGGCCAGTTACTGGCCAGAGTCCAGTAACTGAGAGAAATTatgatgatttaatgaaaaaatgcacaaataatccaaaattCCAGGAAGCACAGGATGCGTGGAAAGGCTAAGGCTCACCACTGGTAGCAAATGGCAATAATCCAAACAATACTTGACAGGAGGACACAGAATCaacaaggacccgacaaagacagagaaacacaTGTGGCATTAAATCCACTTACAGGGGCGAATTGCCCACTCACTGGGATGGACCACGCCCCAGTAAGAGTCTGCTGGCAATAATCTAAACAATGCTTGACAGGACGAGACAGAATCAACAAGGACAATCAAGGGATTGACTTGACAACACGGAGAGtcaaaagacacagaaacccaaaataaacagacagaaaaactaaaatcaacacAGACAAAACCAAATCCTTACACTATCATTTGGCAGATTTTCCAAACTACATTGtttgaaacattacaaatgAATTCAAACTCAAGTTAATTCAACATTATTGCAGCTTACAGGatatcatcaaaaataattaaatgactcttcttccatttttatttaaagggcAATCTGTTCAACTTGGCGACTCTTTCTGGAGTGACAGCACCTGTGCACAGAAGTGCACCTGCACAATAGCAGGGCTGCAATGCTCCAACAATCCTTGCTCCTTTTCCCAAATTTGTCGGCCAGCTGCCTTTCAGTACTCCTGCCAGACTGTGCAAAGACAAACCTGCACCGTCAGTGGAGATCCACATTACTACACCTTTGACAACTCGGTGTTTCACTTTCAAGGCACATGCACATACGTTCTGTCAGAGCAGTGTCAGAACAGACTGCCCTACTACAGAGTTGAGGGGAAGAACGAGCATCAAGGCAGCACTCGTGTTTCATGGACAGTACTGGTCAAAGTCTTTGTTTATGATGAAAATATTGAGCTGGTTAAAGGACATCAGGGTCAGGCCAAGGTAACAGGATCTTCTTACGTTCTGTAATATAGACccagcattttgtgttttgcttatatttgtaatttttgttgcCATCCTTACAGGTCAACGGGAGCTTTGTATCAACTCCATTTTCCCTCAGAAATGGCTCTATCCAGGTTTATCAGTCAGGTTTCTCTGTTATCGTCAGCACTGACTTTGGTCTGATGGTGTCTTATGACAAAAGTTTATATGTCCGAATCAATTTGCCCTACACTTTCCAAAATAGCACATGTGGGCTCTGTGGAAACTTCAACAATCACTCTGGAGATGACTTTCGAACCCGTCAGGGTGAAGTGGTTAGCTCTGATGTGGTTTTTGCCAATAGCTGGAAAGCTGCTGGTGATGATGAGCCTGGCTGTGATCCTCAGTGTTCAGGTCTGGCCTGTGCCGGCTGCACAGCAGCTCAGACAGCACTGTACAGAAACTCTGCCCACTGTGGTATTCTTGAGAACAGCACAGGACCATTTGCTGCATGCCATCAACATCTCCCTCCAGGATTTTTTGTGGATAGCTGTGTGTATGATCTCTGTGTCAGTGGAGGGTATCAACCCATTCTGTGCCAAGCCCTAAATGTCTACTCAAGTCAGTGTCAACAAAATGGGATCCAGCCACAAAGCTGGCGGACTTCTGGCTTCTGTGGTATGTCTGCCAGtcacaataattttaaaaagtaaatgctgttaaatattcaaaatttgaGTATAAATGTTTCTTGTGTTTAGAAATCCCCTGCCCAGCCAATAGCCACTATGAGGCCCAGGGTACAGGATGTCCATCTACATGTGTCAACCCCAATTCCACCAACAACTGCCCCCTCCCAAATCAAGAAAGCTGTGTCTGCAATTCAGGTTACCTCCTGAGTGGAGGGGTCTGTGTCCCTCATGCTGACTGTGGCTGCAGCTTTGAGGGTCACTACTACCGCTCAGGAGAAACTGTCATACTGGATGAAGACTGTGGGAGGCGCTGTACATGCAGCTATGGCTCCATGACTTGCAGCTCTCACAGCTGTGGCCGACATGAGTCCTGCAGGGTGGAGGATGGAGTAAGAGGCTGTAGACCAAACAGCTTTGCAACGTGTTGGATAAGAGGCCAAGGATCATATCATACATTTGATGGAGTGATGTACCAGTACCCAGGAGCATGTCGCCTGACCCTTGCCAAAGTTATGGGATCATCTGTTCACTTGCACTTCATGgtcactgtggaaaaagttccaCAGGGAGCTCAGGGTTTCTCCAATGTGCTAAAGTTTGAGGCAGAGGGAAGACAAGTTACTATTGAGATGACAAGTAGTAGCACTGTTAAGGTGAGTGACAAATAATTTTCTACAGAACAagtaaataacataaaatgaaatggaaCCTCAGTTTTGTTTGAACAGTATTACggaaaactagaaaattcctgaagaaatttaaccggGGCCttccaaagtgtgcccgtcggtttggacccagcgttctgatgctaaaaattagcaccAATGCTAAAGAAACTGCAATGtaatgtggagaatcacaagaatgttaactAACCTGGATGTGCACCATTCAGAAAGTTAAACTTATTGAATTAGCTAAAATTGGTCAAAATGCTAATGGTAGCATGAATACGGTCAGTAGCATATGGTGCATCACCAGCATGTTGTCTGTGATTGACTgtctccattcagtatactaaacatggctaataagtaagaaaaatagctaatagcttaatTAAgataaaaggctaatgctaatgcaaTGCTGCGCAAGGCAAcaccctaacctgagagaaaagaTAATGCAGGCTAATATTATAGCACCGCCTATGGCGGTGCACTAACCTGAGGGGAATattgagacttttattttgaaattttcagtaagcttcattttaaattgcCACACTAATACCATGTGTAACAATGGTTGGGTAAAATCAGCTCAGCCCTCAGTTTTAACTGAATgtcagttagaactacagaCATGATGTATTTGTAGTCTTATCCATTAACATTAGGTCaatggctaatgctaatgctcttccttgctgcgcaagccagtgccctaatctgagagaaaaagataatgcagGCTAATACTATTCTTCCGCCTGTGGCGGTGTACTAACCTGAGGGGAatattaaggcttttattttgaaatttgaaaaccgtttgaagcataagTGAGGGCTATTTGTTGTCTCCAATAGTACCGtgattcatatctctacctcactcccATATCTCTACCTGTGATTAGAGGCAGATGGTGTGTGGggaggtctgaaatttttcagaaaagtatgaaaatgaaTGGctgagagcgtcagttaccctggcGCATAATTTCACTCTGTAGCACCTTGCCAGAAAACCGTAAGCCCTAACTAAATTTCGAAAATATTTTACcagagcaggcatgcgtatcaatgtcatgactgAGTTTGATACCAACAGGGCAATATTTGTGGGTGAATTCAAAATGCATGGAATTGCATGGAGGCAGTCACTGCATGAAGGCAGTGACTGATTTCcctatgcattgctatgggctgGCCCCAACTAATGTTTTCACACACTAAGCAAATGTCAAAATAGCATAACTGTAAGATTTTGGTCTGCACACATTATAACCAGGACTTGGGATTATCATAATTATCATAATTTCTACAATGTGAATttaattgtttgcatttcagTACAGCCAGATTGCTGCAGTAATACATATGTCATATTTCATTAATTAAGGTAAAAGGCCAATGCTAATGCAATGCTTCGCAAGCTAGcgccctaacctgagagaaaaagataatatGAAGAAAATAGCCTTTCCCAAAATGGGAAAGATCAAAAGCCTTTCCCATCTTGGGAACTTTCCAACTTTGAAAGTTCAAAGTtggaatattaacatttaatgaTGGTTAACgtgcaaaaaaaccaaacaaataaacaagcaaaaaactctgaaaataacTACTTCTAAAGAGTGGTGAATATGGTGTTAGATCTTGGTGTAACTATATTTGCAAAACgtctttataaaacataatttacataTTACATGTTGTTCGATTACTCTAGGTGGACTGATCTTTAACCTTTGTTTGATCAGAATAACGCAAATGTGTTaaaagtgagaagaaaaatacGTAACATTTTATCAACACTACTAAACCAACAGCTGCAAATGAGCTACTCACATTATGtttacaaataattaatatattgTCAACATTTTCGTGTGTAAGACTTATTTTTAGGAGCTTTCTCAAGTGATAATAAAGGCAAATTTTGATGTCCTCATGCTTTTTGAAATACTTTGAATGTCTACACCAAAacctttttacatattttaaaaaatttcttaaAGGTTGATGGCCAGCTGATCCGACTACCGCTTAGCTCTGGGTCCAACAGAATCCGCATCTTCCAAAGCAACACTCACAGTGTAATCCTTCGCACAGCCTTTGGTGTAACTCTGCAGACTGTCTGGCCTCACTTTGTGCGTGTCACTGCACCAGGTGTCTACAGTGGTTTATTAGGTGGACTTTGTGGAAACTACAATGCTGAACAGAGTGACGATTTCAGTACACCCAATGGTACTCTAGTCAGTGACTCCCAGATGTTTGGGGACAGTTGGCGAGATGGCTCCCTGGCAGATCACTGTGTGGAAAACAGACCCCGTAACTCTGCAACCAATTTCAGTTCCAGTGAGTACTGTGGAGTTCTTACTTCACACGCTGGACCTTTTAGATCATGCTGGGCTGCAGTAAACCCTTGGCAGCAGGTAGATGCATGTGTAGAAATCCTCCAAGGATCCAGAGATCCAGCATCAACACTATGTGAGGTCTTACGAGATTATGCACTGATGTGTCAACATAAGGGTGTGTCCCTGGGACAGTGGAGGACTGCAACTGGCTGTGGTAAGTTATAGAACCACATTTGATAGAGATGTCTTTGAAATGATCACATTCCTGGCAACTTCTTATTGaacttctttcatttcctccCCTACAGAACTAACCTGTCCTTCAAACAGTCATTATGAACTCTGTGGAAGCTCATGTCCATCTTCCTGCCCCAGCCTCTCCTTCCCCTTCACCTGTGACACTCAGTGCCAGGAAGGGTGCCAGTGTAATGATGGGTTTGTCCTCAATGGTAACCAGTGTGTCCCTCCAACATCCTGCGGATGCTTTCATGATGGACGTTATCGGCAAGCTGGTGAACAGTTCTGGGATGGAGAAGAATGTCAGAGCTTTTGCACCTGTAATGGTGTAACTGGTGTAGTCCAATGTTCTCCAAATTCATGTGGCCCTCAGGAGTCCTGCCATGTTGTGGGGGGTGAGTTTGGCTGCCATGCCAACCCTCATGGCACCTGCTCTGCCTCTGGAGACCCTCACTACATGACCTTTGATGGCAAGGCCTATGACTTCCAGGGAACCTGCCGCTATGTTCTGACAACAGTTTGCAATGACACTCTGAACCTTCACCAGTTTTCTGTGAAAGCAAAGAAGGAACCGTGGTTTGGACTGCCAGTTTCTATCACAGCTGAAGTTTTTGTCAATGTCTTGGGCTATGAAGTGCGTATGTCGAGAGGCAACAGTGGTACTGTGGAGGTAAGTCAGGCTGTCTCTGATGGAAgattactaaatatttaaaactgtttaaagtaGTTTGGaaattacttttgcaaagtacttttcaaagccaaaacatttcttctttgtaTATAAACAACTGTTCAGTTCTTAAATATCCACATCAGTAACAGTCCAGAAATATCAGTTGTGCCATAAAAAACCTTTTGTCTTCACAGGTGAATGGAATCACAAGAAACCTGCCCATTGTCTTCAATGGAAGCCTGTCTATTTTT contains:
- the LOC122823560 gene encoding alpha-tectorin-like isoform X6, which encodes MVQVDNAPSSGSAGETTQNLGPLYPVGGTISSGTDDKSSPPIKLLQTFNYFGHSYSKIYVNDNGHLTFDAPWYSYSPQQFPMYGRRDIIAPFWTDLDNRGNGDIYYVQYTSGSLLQQVTQDINRYFPALNFQANWIFIATWHEVAYFPTTGTQTTFQAVLTTNGHYSFVLMNYGSIAFTSSSVQGGYDTISSSHHFTIPGSFSRNATGPNSTFSLGSNVNVPGRWAFRVNNGSIGCNFSGQSVQLGDSFWSDSTCAQKCTCTIAGLQCSNNPCSFSQICRPAAFQYSCQTVQRQTCTVSGDPHYYTFDNSVFHFQGTCTYVLSEQCQNRLPYYRVEGKNEHQGSTRVSWTVLVKVFVYDENIELVKGHQGQAKVNGSFVSTPFSLRNGSIQVYQSGFSVIVSTDFGLMVSYDKSLYVRINLPYTFQNSTCGLCGNFNNHSGDDFRTRQGEVVSSDVVFANSWKAAGDDEPGCDPQCSGLACAGCTAAQTALYRNSAHCGILENSTGPFAACHQHLPPGFFVDSCVYDLCVSGGYQPILCQALNVYSSQCQQNGIQPQSWRTSGFCEIPCPANSHYEAQGTGCPSTCVNPNSTNNCPLPNQESCVCNSGYLLSGGVCVPHADCGCSFEGHYYRSGETVILDEDCGRRCTCSYGSMTCSSHSCGRHESCRVEDGVRGCRPNSFATCWIRGQGSYHTFDGVMYQYPGACRLTLAKVMGSSVHLHFMVTVEKVPQGAQGFSNVLKFEAEGRQVTIEMTSSSTVKVDGQLIRLPLSSGSNRIRIFQSNTHSVILRTAFGVTLQTVWPHFVRVTAPGVYSGLLGGLCGNYNAEQSDDFSTPNGTLVSDSQMFGDSWRDGSLADHCVENRPRNSATNFSSSEYCGVLTSHAGPFRSCWAAVNPWQQVDACVEILQGSRDPASTLCEVLRDYALMCQHKGVSLGQWRTATGCELTCPSNSHYELCGSSCPSSCPSLSFPFTCDTQCQEGCQCNDGFVLNGNQCVPPTSCGCFHDGRYRQAGEQFWDGEECQSFCTCNGVTGVVQCSPNSCGPQESCHVVGGEFGCHANPHGTCSASGDPHYMTFDGKAYDFQGTCRYVLTTVCNDTLNLHQFSVKAKKEPWFGLPVSITAEVFVNVLGYEVRMSRGNSGTVEVNGITRNLPIVFNGSLSIFGSGSQTFVNAEFGLSVMYDGSSTVSISVPPSYRGNMCGLCGNFNGNPNDDFHTPSGASSNSADAFGASWKVPGNYTCSDSCGSSCAQCNDDRSARAQCEVIRAADGPFSFCHEEVDPAPYFSDCVFDVCVSGNRGSDLLCRALETYVSACQSANVRVYPWRQNTTCRMVCPANSHYELCGTDCGNTCASSIDAACDHVCSEGCFCDEGFSRSGANCVPLESCGCQHDGFYFNAGESFWTDGCSQRCECQAPNVLICSPSLCTPAQQCTIRDGQLGCYDSMSTCTVWGDPHYITFDGALAHFQGSCSYVITESLRHSNNETQYKVVATNKHRGNNLVSFVSSVDIFLSNHPESVHVRLGPNKRVKVNGTEVSLPTTAGTFGQVMRQGSYMVFDAVDVVVQFDGSSTLLVRMGRNYQNRVSGMCGNFNGDPNDDKVLPNGTLAQNDNQFGHSWKSETSQEGCGSTDQTSGDGLSDCRFIEEYTDLCRVITNTSGPFSSCHLHSNPQPFFTSCVYDLCLYTPANGKLCSAVSAYEKTCTVLGLSIPNWRSPLRCAETDPCEQLDCAEHEWCGKKNGVYGCFCDEHHHRPNNESYDSNIECSSNSGTMSISRCQLFEAGFHSSALHLRDSSCSGTLQDGQLIFHFDNDNHLCGTALRSNGTHFMYENTIQGNVDPHGGLISRQRNLHLHFCCVYPLAQALSMAVGINPMESILRKKQLVGTGSYRMRMIPYEDEGFHFPFSTNRNIEMDVDEMFYVEVRTEGVDQRQFAAVLDSCWATPVNQPNYPVRWDLITAQCPNPDDGTVEVIQNGVSTVSRFSFRMFTFTNHTQIYLHCNVHLCLLRNNNCRAHCYPGHHTLFKRDVSYHDSGALSIGPLVFGAQPNTGGLIQRNGASGHLTSVVSLIVSLLMTRILVK